The following coding sequences are from one Stegostoma tigrinum isolate sSteTig4 chromosome 11, sSteTig4.hap1, whole genome shotgun sequence window:
- the LOC132210197 gene encoding ral guanine nucleotide dissociation stimulator-like 1, with the protein MKIAIPEILEIWLEESAEDFRQVPTYSCLRKVLCYLNQTVPGSDAEHRAQKLLSRFLAEETAEKEMFKGYHRRVRFYIGEEHDQTIEQVDEKLLSYPSRFIAEQLTFMDADLFRKLVPSQCLGSIWSQRGKEEKQHLVSTVQATITQFNNVTKCVTSTILRPQQLKPWQRAKIIEKWIDVAQECRILQNFSSVHAITTALQSNSVFNLKKTWAAVSKSRKTTFEDLSNNEEDNFIASRELLMEDIVQGIVPYLGTFLTEFSVLDSAFPNYYSNGWINFDKRQKVSTENCIVQNVWNCLKGEKHAFHSCAALFA; encoded by the exons atgaaaat tgctatacctgaaattcttgaaatctggctggaggagtctgccgaagactttcgtcaagttccaacttactcttgtctccggaaggtactttgctacttgaaccagacagtgccggggtcagatgctgaacatcgggcccagaaactcctgagtcggtttttggcggaggaaacagcggagaaagagatgttca aaggctaccatagaagagttagattctatattggagaagaacacgaccaaaccatcgaacaagttgacgaaaagctcctgtcctacccatcacgcttcattgcagagcagctgacttttatggatgct gatctttttcggaaacttgtgcccagccaatgtttagggtccatctggtctcaacgagggaaggaagaaaaacagcatctggtatcaaccgtccaggccaccattacacagttcaataatgttacaaaatgtgtcaccagcaccatattaagaccTCAACAGTTGAAACCATGGCAGAgggctaaaatcattgagaaatggattgatgttgcccag gaatgtCGGATCttgcagaatttctcgtcagtgcatgctattaccactgcattgcaatcaaatagtgtgttcaatttgaagaagacttgggcagccgtgtcaaa gagcaggaagacaacatttgaagacctttcaaacaatgaagaagataactttatagcaagtagagagctgctaatggag gatatagttcagggaattgtgccgtacctgggaactttcttaacaGAGTTTTCAGTGCTGGATTCAGCTTTCCCTAATTACTATTCA aatggctggatcaactttgacaagagacaaaaagttagtactgaaaattgcattgtgcaaaatgtttggaattgtctgaaaggggaaaagcatgcttttcactcatgtgctgctttatttgcttga